The DNA region AAGAATCTGATGAACTTCTGAAGTCACTTGGATTTGAGgaagtaaaaaaaaaataaataaataacaaataaatagGTGATAATTCAaccttttttattattataattccTACTTgtgttctttttttttttttttttttttttttttgaaggAAACTGAAATATGGTTTTTCCCAGTCAAAAATGATCACAAATTATCATCGTATGTTtaagaaatgaaaaaaaaaaatataaataaataaatatttacatatatatatatatataatatatataattatttatatatttttttttattttacgTAGGAACCTAACTGAAATCCGGGCTTTTATAAAAGAGCATGTAAATACCATATATAATAACCAGGAGTCTATCTTTGAAAATGGCACTTCAAGTTCTTCTATCCAACTACCTAACGACGCAAAAACGGATACAGAAAATACATCGAAGATTGAAAATACTGGTAACAATTCAGAAGGATTAACTTTAGGTGGATTGTCTAAAAGAAGATTAGAAAAGGAGAGACTAGAGTTGTTATcacaaaaagaaaatacCATCAAACTTTTAAAAGAACATGCAGATAAGTGGATAATTCAAATTACAGGGGCAGAAAACACTCTATATTCAAATGAGACGTTCCAAATGCAGTTTAAATTTACAGAAAAGTATCCAATAGGTATGACATATAAAAGTAAcacatatacataaatatatacatatatatatattatatatatgtatatttttttttttttttttttttttttcagaGAGCCCGGAAGTAATTTTCTTAGGGCAACCACCAATACATCCACATATATACAGCAATGGACATATATGTCTTTCCATTTTATATGATCATTGGTCTCCTGTTCTTTCAGTTAATTCAATTTGTTTATCTATTATATCTATGTTATCAAGTTgtaaaaagaaaagaaaacCTCTTGATGATATTCTATACTGTTCAACAGGACCAAGAATTTCTccaaaaaatatgaaatgGATGTTTCACGATGATAAAGTTTGAGATATGAagtttatataaagaaatttttttcttgtaattaaatttattattattattaatttttttttagtataataaaatggacatatatatatatatatatataagtaaatgccatttttataatattcatatattaattcatTTCCAAAAATAAAGcgataaaaataaataaatcaagcaattaataaaatatatatatatattatcaaacgtagtttatatatatgttgaGGAGGTTAGTTTTACATACAACACATATTCTCTTATACcacattttttatattcacatatatatatatatatatatatatatttatttatttattgaGTTATTCAgttatataacatatatacGTATGTATCaaatcatatattatgttatattttaattattattattttttttatttgaaataatatttccttattaaggaaataaaatacatcATAATTAGCTTTAACGTATCCggatatattaattaatagatttatatatttttttattatgtattttcacatatacataaatacatacatatatatatatatttatatatatatataattatagtatcagtttatatttatattccttatttcatttttttttttttttttttttttattcgttacctttacatatatatacacatttatataattcaaaaaataaaaaaaaaaatattttttgttaaatttaatttacGTTATTATTACATACAATATGTCAATCATCTATTttgtatacatattataattaatatatctacattatattttattattatttttattttttttttttttttttccattcAATGTTTTTTATTCTATATTGAAAAAGGATGTGATTCCacaataaaattaaaaaaaaaaaaaatatataataataaaaattatagaatatataaacatatgAATCTATAACtatatggatatatataaatatatgaacatataaatatatcaatatatataaacatatgaacataaaaatatattaaaatgtgaaaaaaatggaaacatatatatatatatatatatatatatatatgtatttttttttttttcaacgaaatatctttttatatatatatccaaAAATGGATGTTATAACATTTGatgatttattttgttttatatcattatttgatatattagATTTATAAGATTCAAAGGACTTGTTaacattattaatattttttacattatttGTGGTGTTAATTTTGTTTGTATTTAATGTAGATACTGCATTGGTTGCAATATAGTTGgtatatgtttttttagTTTCCATAAAAACATCtgtttctttttcatcatttatataatttgtttgtaataataatttcttccagttgtcattatttttggatatatttttttttttttggttcatttttatttgttctaattttatttttagaatatcttcttcttttacAAATTgcacatttttttttacattttgAGTTGTTTGTGATCCTGTAATAAAatctttattatctttttcattatatttattattgtcTACTGCTTCTTCCATCTTGTCTATATTAAAcgaattatttatatttttattagtTTTTTCTATAGAACTTTTTACTACTTTTATATCGTTTTTTgattcttttttctttttctttttatttacttttttatttttagtCACAATATTAGATTTGTTAGTACTATTAGTATTACTAttagtattattattagtatCAGCACTAGATCTTGTTGTCatatttattgtatttGATGTATCTTTTTCTGGTTTTActttattcttttttaagGACATTTTTGTAGTACTATTACTtgtatcatttttattcttatttattttttcgtttacattttttttattatcatttttatttttatttatggAATCATTCccaatttttttatttacacTTTTGTTTTTATCTACCGAATCATGAAgtagttttttttttgtatgtACATGTTTGttcttttctttattatttgatttatttaGTCTAATAGCAacatcatttttttcacttgtgctattattatttgtgTGTATATGTTTATGTTTTATTGAAAATGATTTACTAACTATCAATgaattaaatttattataattagTACTTTTACATTTTGTTATTCTGTTCAATGATATATTAGATCTTTGTGTAactatattattttgaaaagctagtaattttttttttttttcttcttttttccATTGTTTCACCCTAACAAACAATTTAGCTACCTCCTCAGGATACATTTctaaatataatgatatttCATGTTTAATCgtatttaaataatgacTTCTCATAGAACTTCCACTATGTTTAgttatttttaattcttctGCTCTCTTCCAATTAatcttttcattttttaattgatATTCATATGCATATAAAAATACTTTCTTAGATTCATCTATATCGTATGCTTTAACTTTTgtcttttttcttttcttcttttGTTCCACTTTGGTAACCATTTTGTAAtacttataatattttattatttcacacacaaaaaaaaaaaataaaataaaataataaaaataaaaataagattaatttataaataagtatatgtaatcatatatttattatagCTAGTTCGTTGGTAAAATGTCTACTTATTTAAGGTAGACAAATGGAAACACTTcaaatatacaaaaaattaaaataataaatatgccaatatatataaatatatatatatatatatatatatatatatatatatatatatattaattttcCAATTTTATAGGTggaaaatattttattttggATCATATCATTCGTTATAcctattttttttcttttttcaaaattatGAACATGTACAGgcttttttttattttttttacctGAACAGTTAATAACCTTTTTTcataaattaataatataatataatatatatatatatatatatatatatatatatatatatatatatgtatatattttatatattaaatataaaatatctaCAACTAATAAGAATTAAAAAGTATATGCGATTTCttttttcaaaattatGAACATGTACAGgcttttttttattttttttacctGAACAGTTAATAACCTTTTTTcataaatt from Plasmodium gaboni strain SY75 chromosome 14, whole genome shotgun sequence includes:
- a CDS encoding hypothetical protein (conserved Plasmodium protein, unknown function) is translated as MVTKVEQKKKRKKTKVKAYDIDESKKVFLYAYEYQLKNEKINWKRAEELKITKHSGSSMRSHYLNTIKHEISLYLEMYPEEVAKLFVRVKQWKKEEKKKKLLAFQNNIVTQRSNISLNRITKCKSTNYNKFNSLIVSKSFSIKHKHIHTNNNSTSEKNDVAIRLNKSNNKEKNKHVHTKKKLLHDSVDKNKSVNKKIGNDSINKNKNDNKKNVNEKINKNKNDTSNSTTKMSLKKNKVKPEKDTSNTINMTTRSSADTNNNTNSNTNSTNKSNIVTKNKKVNKKKKKKESKNDIKVVKSSIEKTNKNINNSFNIDKMEEAVDNNKYNEKDNKDFITGSQTTQNVKKNVQFVKEEDILKIKLEQIKMNQKKKNISKNNDNWKKLLLQTNYINDEKETDVFMETKKTYTNYIATNAVSTLNTNKINTTNNVKNINNVNKSFESYKSNISNNDIKQNKSSNVITSIFGYIYKKIFR
- a CDS encoding putative ubiquitin-conjugating enzyme (transcript variant 1; alternatively spliced) — encoded protein: MKTLKEALTDVLSSLNIAEKKEILNVLYHILQKILENPSRAKFRSLKKDNKTFVNKLLHFKESDELLKSLGFEEETEIWFFPVKNDHKLSSNLTEIRAFIKEHVNTIYNNQESIFENGTSSSSIQLPNDAKTDTENTSKIENTGNNSEGLTLGGLSKRRLEKERLELLSQKENTIKLLKEHADKWIIQITGAENTLYSNETFQMQFKFTEKYPIESPEVIFLGQPPIHPHIYSNGHICLSILYDHWSPVLSVNSICLSIISMLSSCKKKRKPLDDILYCSTGPRISPKNMKWMFHDDKV